The Methanosarcina barkeri MS DNA window TGACAAAAATGGGGAACATGACAAAAATGGGGAACATGACAAAACCCGTGACATTTAATATAGTCGGAAAGGTGGTCATAGTCAATGACATTGGAAATATGACCGAAAAAGCGCTTATAATTGGCAAAATGGAGAATATGCCCGGAAAAGTGATTATTTTCGGAAAAATGGATAAAATGGGTGTAATGGCCACAAGAATGGAGACTAGGTCAGCCGGAAATATGTCTGCCAGAATGGCCACAAGAATGGAGAACATGTCCGGAATGGCAGAAAACCTGCAGAACATGACCATAGTCAAGGTCGGAACCATGACTGGAACTGTGACATGCAATATGACCAAAGACATGGAAAACATACCCAAAATGGCCGCAAAAATGGAGAACAAGACCGGAAGAATGGAAAACCTGACTGTGCTCGCGGCTGGAGATATGAGTGGGACCATAACATGTGATCTGACTGGAAAAATGATTATAATCAGAAACATGGGTAGTATGGAAGAGGTAGCCGGAAAACTATCTAATATGCCCGGAATGGCCGCAAGAATAGAGAACATAACCGGAAAAATGGGGAACATGACCAGACCCATGATGTGTAACATGACCGGAGGCATGATTATATTTAAAGATATGGATAATATGGCCTCAATGGTCGAACAAATGGATAATATGCCTGGAATGGACGAAAAAATGAATTATTTGAGCGGAATGGACGCAAGTACGGTTATACTAGAGGATATGGGCATGACTGGAATGGCCGGAGAAATGGAAGACGTGACCAAAATGCCCGGAAAAATGGGTGTAACCGGAAAAAAGATTATGATCCGAAATATGGATGATATGACTCAAATAATAACCAGAACCGTTACATGCAACATTACTGGAAACACGACTACTATTAAGAACATGGGGAACATGACCGAAAAATTAGGTATGAAGTAACTATTGATCGGTAAAATGTTCGTGTAACAAAGTATGAATAAGGAAAGGATTACCTGTCAGTTTGATTGAAAATCCGCCTCAGGAAGTAGAAGCTGCAAATATATAGTATTTACAGTTCCTTACTTCTTTATTTTTCCAGTTTTTTATCGTGCATTATCTACTCGACATGCATTATCTACTCGGCATGTTTACCTGATATCCAAAATCAGCCTTTCGATCTATTTCTGCTCTTACCGGATATTCGAGCGTCAAACAAACTTCCGGACTAAAATAGATTTATCAATAAGTCTATAAATGCCCTAAGAATACTTATTATATATATCAGTTATTTCTTTTAACAATGCAAGTGCACTAATTTGCATGTGATCATATACTTGATGAGAGTAAAACACATGGATAAATAGCAATTAAAAGAAGAAAGAATGGAATTACTTTCCCAGATTGATTCTCTTTTTGATTTCCTTCTCACGTCACTGTCAATTTTATGGTTGATTCTTATTATTATAGACTTAGTGTCTGGTCTTTCACCTACATTGCAGACATTAAGTTTTTTTATCTGGGGAATATTTATAATTGATTTTTTTATCGAACTGGAAGTTTCCCCGAAAAAGAAGGATTATTTAAAGGAAAACTGGCTTGTCGCTCTTTCCCTGTTTTTGCCTGCATTGAGAATCCTGAGGCTATTTAGCGGATTCAAGCTGGTTGGTTTTGCAAGCCATGTCAGATCTCTTCATCTGGCCAGTGTTCTCTCTTCTTTTTATCGGAGCTTAAGAACAGTCCGACAGATAATGGAGCAGCGAGGCTTGATATATATTCTGCTGCTTACGACTTTGATAACTCTACTTGGAGCCGCGGGGATATATGATTTTGAGCGGCAAGGTTTTACTTCTTATTTGGATGCTCTCCGGTGGACAGCAATGATTATGATTACAGTAGGAAGTAATTACTGGCCAAAAACCGCTGAAGGAAGGATACTGGCCTTCTTATTATCTGCTTATGCTTTATACATTCTCGTATATGTAACTGCGGCCCTTGCACACCTTCTTGTCAGAAGTGAAAAGTCGTTCTCAAAAGAGATTGAAGAACTGCGCAGCAAAGTACAGTGTCTTTCCAGTGAAATTAACAGGTTTTCAGAAAGGGAAAAAAAGTAGATTTGCAAAATTTTTCAATCTTTTTTGCTACTGGTTCTTCTCTGTTTTCCTAATTACGACCTACCATTTATCAGGCAAACACCGATAAAATTTGCAGATTATTGCATAGCTTAAAATTCGTTTTTTAATTTAATTCCTTGAATTGACAAGGCAATTTCAAATTACTGAGCGAGCATGAACGCTCTTTGAATTAAGTATAAATTAGGTTTTGAAATAAGTCTATTAACAAAAAAAGTCTATTAACAAAAAACGTTTCGGCTAAAGATAATAAACTATAAAAATAAAATTATATAAAATAGGCTGTAAATAGTATATTATTTGATATATTCTTTTAATTAACAATGGTTTCTTATTTATATTTCTATATCTATTATATTCTTTGAGTATAATCTCCTGTTGGTACGTACTATTTGTTGGGGCAACTTGGGATCATTTTAATCGGTACATTTTTTCGGCACATAAAATGAGAGCAAAATCTGTCGGTAATATGCCTTCCAGAATACCGTCAATAACTAAGTGATAAAATAACGCTTAAGTGCTGTATATACCGATAAAAATGGTTGAAACACCGACAGCTTAGTCGTATCAAACAATAGGAGTGTGTACAAATGAGAATACTTAAGAAGACAATAAGCGTGCTAGTGCTGGTCTTTTTTGTAGCATCTCTGACAGTTGGGTCAGCCAGTGCAGGTTACTGTAAAAATAAATGCGACTGCAATAAGGATAAATGCTGTGACTGGGGATGCAAAGATAAATGCAATCACAAAGATAAATGCGGCTGCGGCTGCGGCTGCGACTATGACTTTGACTTCGACGCCTTCTTTGGAGGTAGCTTCTTCGGATACGATTGCTTCCTAGGAAATGGTTGCTTCTTTGGAACAGGCGACTCCTGGATTGACGGCTGGAATGACTGTTGTTAACTAGACTGTCATAATATAAGTTAAAGCATGATTACTCATTCGTAACGTCTTACATCAGGCTGCAAGGACCATTAAGTCCTCAATAGTTCAAGTTTAGAGTTTCTATGGGGGAGTACTCTTAACAGAAATTACGCGTTTAAGTAGTAAAAGAAGTATGAGCACGTACCTCTATCACATATATAAATTAGACATTTAAAGTCTTATGCGACTGGTTCTTTAGTTTAACTGTGTAGTTTCTTTCTCTATACTGGATAGCAGTCATCGAAGTGAATTTACGAATGAGCCTCATTTTATTTTTCTTAGAGATCATAATCTGACAAATCTGCCGAATTTTTAAGAAAGTTTCTGATTTCTGACTCTTAGGTATAGCTTGATTAAGGAAAAACTCCTGAGGCTCAAATTACTAACTTCTACTTTGTACCCGATGATTAGCGTTACATTTTTCCTGTTACTGATTTAATTTATACAGGATTTTCTCTTAACCTACTTTCTGCAGGTCGACATTTATTTTTTGGCAATTTTTAATGATATCGATTTTGGAAAAATCAGATTTCAGGTGTAAAATCGATATCCTTCAGCAAGAAAATTCCTTAACCGATGATCATATAATTGGCTTAGTTTATTTAAGGAAATATAGTTGTATCTGGAAAGTAATTTTTACATAAATAAAGAATTCATAGAAACCGTGTGTATTCTGCAAAGAAATAAATGTATCTATTAACTTTTAATGATCTCAAATTTATAGCACTGGAGGAGTTTGATTGAATAAAGGAAATTTGACGTATTTTGTTGCTCTTATTTTCCTACTTCTTGTAGCCTTTTTAATCTTTTCGGAACAGAGAAAGGAAAAAAACTCAGGGATTGAGAACGTAAGTGTACAGGAAGCAAAAGAGATGATTGAAACAGGCGATGTATTCGTACTTGATGTTCGTACGCCTGATGAGTTTAACTCATCTCATATCAAAGGAGCGACCTTAATTCCCCTAAGCAATGCCTTTGGATCAAATTTGAGTTCGGATAGTCTGCTTAAAGCTCGTATAGACGAAGTACCCAAAGAGAAAATACTGGTTTACTGTAGAACAGGACGCAGAAGTGATACGGCAGGTAAAATGCTTGTAAACGCAGGATATTCCCAGGTTTATAATATGGTAGGAGGTATCATTGCCTGGACAGATGCAGGATATCAGGTTGTCAGCTCTGAAGATACAGAGTCTGAAGGCTCACATAATTGAAATTACATAGTCTGCACTTCTAATCGGCATCACATCACCTTATATAAGGAGCCGATTTTATCGGCCACAACTTTTGTATTTTTATTGTTCCGCATCTCAGTGAGCCAATAATTCTAATCATTTTCCTTTTTTTCAATATATTTCAATTGAAACCTGTTTTTTTCCAAGTGCAGTAACTTCAAACGAAGTAATTTTAAACGAAATAACCTCAAAAATAACTTAAAAAGAAATAACTCAAAAGAAATAACCTTAAATGCAGTAGCCTCTTAAGATCACTACTACATATTCTCTCTATGATTACTCTATACTTGTTCTGTAACTGAAAAGACTTTTATTCTCTAGAAATCTAAATTTACAATGAACTAAAAATTATAAAACTGGTTTTATATTATCACATTGGTGATAAAAATCAATTGAGTATTAAGTTTGGGGGTATAGAATATGGGAAGAGATGCACCAACCGAAGAGAAAAGCTCGATAACACCTAGAGATCGAAATGTAACTTTTGAAAGAGGCACTGAGTTTGTGGTTCCTTATGTAGAAAAAAATATTAGCAGGTGTAGATGTTCACAGTGTCCAGTTCAGGCTAAGAGTCGATGTGCACAGAGTGAGGTCAAGAGTGCAAAACAGGCATTGAAGAATGCTCATGCAGGTGAAGTTCCAGACCCAGAAAATGTTCCGGGTGTTTATTGCTCGGAAGGTCCGGCCCCATGTCAGGACCTTGACTTTGACAGACAATGCATCTGCAGTTCATGTGAAGTCTGGAAGGAATATGATCTCAAAAATGCAAATCCAAACAACCATTTCTGTCAACATGGCAGAGCGACCTGATCTATCACTTCTGTCAGATGCTCAACATAATTAATTTATTTATTAATTTTTATTGGATCTTTGATTTAATATTTAGATAGTGTGTTTAAATTTCACTTGTTTTTCACTTGTTTTTCACTTGTTTTTCACTTTTTCTTAGAATTAGATTGCAATGGAAGCAGTTTTCTGGATTTATGAAAATTTAGTCTCTCACCGAAAATACTATATCTTTTGATAAATATTGTTATTGATCAGTCAAAATATTTTGGGGTTGGCAAGTATAATTCTAATGTTTAATCCTAGGGCCTATCTTAGGTTTTTCAAGATTTCTAAAGGCTCAAATAGCCCTATTTCAACTTATGGAGGAGAAAAATAAATGGTATCCTCTTTACTGGCAAACGTTGACGTACTTCTTGGCTTTGCTATCTTAATTCTTACTATTTTCTACAGATTTCAAGTTCCTCCTGTACTTGGTTTTCTTGTAACCGGAATGCTGATTGGCCCATATGGGCTTGGTATTCTCAATGGAGGACAGAATGAACTGAATGCCGATCTCGGTGTAATCTTTTTACTCTTTACAATTGGAGTTGACCTCTCCTTAAAAGAACTATGGAAGATGAAGAAGGCTTTATTCTTGGGTGGAACTCTCCAGATCCTCTTAACTATATTTCTTACCCTCATTATTTGTTCATCTCTAGGTTTTAACTCCACTACCTCTGTTTTTTTCGGTTTTTTGATATCACTTAGCAGTACTGCAATAGTACTCAAAGTCCTCCAGGACAGAAACGAAGTTTATACACAACATGGGAAAACCTCACTTGCAATTTTGATATTTCAGGATCTCGCTATCGTTCCCCTAATTCTTATTACCCCATTATTGGCTGGAGATTCTCTAAGCTTTGAAGGTTCACTTTCAACCGTTTTTCTCAAAGGTTCACTGGTCATTCTGGTTTTTATCCTGAGTGCCAAATTCCTGATTCCCTACATATTCTACCATGTGGGCAGGACGGGCAATAAAGAGTTATTCCTTGTCAGTGTTGTTTTCATTTGCCTTTCTACCGCTCTCTTTACCTCAAGTATCGGGCTGTCTCTTGCCCTTGGCGCGTTTTTAGCTGGGATTGTCATATCAGGCTCCCAGTACAGCCAGCAAGCAATGGGCAATATTATACCTTTGAGAGATATGTTCATGAGCTTCTTTTTTGTGTCTGTAGGGATGCTCTTGAACACTGAATATTTGCTTGATCATCTCATGATCCTTATTATTGCTTCAATTGCCTTAATAATTATAAAATCAATAGCAGGAGTAGCTAGTACTTTTCTTCTCGGCTGCCCTCTTCGTGCAGCTATATTGACAGGGTTTGCATTGTCTCAGGTAGGAGAATTTTCTTTTGTTCTATCCAGATTGGGGGTGGAGTATTCTCTCATGACTGAAGAGGCTTACCAGGCGTTTCTTGCAGTTTCTATAATTACCATGGGAGTTACGCCTTTTTTGATTAATGCTTCCTACAAGCCCATCGATTTCCTTGTCACAAGAGTTTCAGGAACAACCAACGGCCTGAAGCTAATACATGGCTTATATTCGGAACCTATTAAAGAAGAAGAACAGGCTGAGCCTGAAATGAAAGACCATTTAATCATCGTAGGTTTTGGTTTTTCCGGAAGAACAGTCTCGAAGGCTGCAAAAGCCGCAGGCATCCCTTATATTATTGTAGAAGCAAACCCTGAAATTGTTATCCAAGAAAAACAGAAGGGGGAAAACATCCACTATGGAGATGCAACTTTTGAGGTTGTACTGGAACATGCAGGCGTTAAGAGTGCAAGAGTTCTTATTATCGGGATCTCAGATTCAACCGCCACAGGTAAGATCGTAGAAATTGTGAAAAAATTGAATCCGAACATCTGTATCATCGCAAAAGTAAGGGATCTGCAGGAAATGAAACGCCTCAATTCCCTGGGAGCGGATGAAATCATCCCCGAGGAATATGAAACCTCAGTAGAAATCTTTGTCCGCGTGCTGGAAAAGTATCTGGTTCCGAGAGAGAACATTGAAAAACTTGTAAATGATGTGCGGGCTAATGGCTACCGGATGCTGCGAAAATTGTCAGGGAATACATGTGATGATAGCGAGTTCAGCATAAAAGACGGGCTTCCTGGAGTTGATATTCAGGTTCTGAAAGTGGAAGATGGTTCAAGTTTCGATGGAAAAGCCCTTGAAGACCTGAACTTCAGAAAAAAACACGGAGTTACAGTACTTTCGGTTCGCAGAGGCTCAGATCTGATTTACACTCCAGAAGGAAATTTCATCCTTCATGCAAAAGATGCCTGTATCCTTCTTGGAAAACCTGAGGATCTTTGCAATATAAGAAGGTTCTTTGAAAGTATTCACGGATAATCAACAATTTCGCTAATTAAAATTTCACGAATTAATTTTCATGTTTTCTCGATCTGCAATACAACATATATCCCATGCTTCCTGAGTTTTTACCATGCGTCAGATCATTCTCGCGTCTGCATCTCCAAGGCGAAAAGAATTGATTAAACAACTTATAGGAGATGACTTCCTGGTCTATGCCAGTTCCTATGAAGAATCTCCTTGCCCTGGCATACACCCTGAAGAACTTCTTTTAAAGCATTCTGTCGAAAAAGCCAGAGACGTAGCCAAACATCTTAATTCCGGGCTTGTAATTTCTGCTGATACCTCGGTGCTTTTTAATGGAAAACTCATGGGAAAGCCAAAATCTTCCGAAGAAGCAGAGAAAATACTGAAACTCTTAAGTGGACAGCAATTCCTGGTTATAACCGGGCTTACAGTCCTTGACCTGGACAGAAGGACAGAAATCAGTGAACTGGAATCCACAACGGTCTGGATGGACAAAATAAGCAATGAACAGATTTCAGCCTATGTCAGAACAGGAGAACCCCTTGATAAAGCAGGAGCTTTTGCTGTTCAGGGAAAAGGGGCAACCTTTGTGGAAAAAATAGAGGGTGATTTCTTTAACGTCATAGGTCTCCCTCTTTTCCGTCTTGGAAAGATCCTGCAGAAAGCTGGAGTATCTATATTTAGTGAAGATCTATCCTGAAAACCATTGTACTGCAACCGCTATGATGGTTGATCCTTTCGTTGCTGAGTTTTTCGGTCAAGCCTTTTTTCAAAAGGGTTGCAGGCAAGCAATTTTTTCAAAAGGGTTGCGGGCAAGCAGTTTTTTAAAAGGGGTTGTGCTACAACCGTTATGATGACTGATCTCGTCGTTGCTGAGATTTTCGGTAAGCCTTTTCAAAAAAGGCTTGCGGTAAAAGTAATAAAGTATATCTGACCAATTAGGTAATAAGAGATGATTAAAATAACTCTAAATCGAATTTGGATACATTAAAAAAGTTTTGTTTCATTTTTATAATTACTTCAGGCACTTAAAAATCCAGAGGCGTTCCGGATGCTCCAGGTTTACAATACTCTTACACGAAAGAAAGAGGTTTTCAAACCTTTAAAGGAAGGCGAAGTTTCGATTTACGCCTGCGGACCTACAGTTTACAACATGCCGCATATAGGCAACTATCGTACTTTTCTGATGGCAGATAATATTGTGAGAAGTCTTGAGTACCTTGGATATAAAGTAAAACTTGTAATGAACATTACTGATATAGATGACAAAACTATCAGGGATTCGAAAGTAGCCGGAATGTCACTTAAGGATTTTACGGATAAATATACGGCAGAGTTTTTTAAAGGCCTTAGTATGCTGAACATAAAAAGGGCTTCAGCTTACCCTAGGGCTACGGAAAATATTGACAGCATGATTGAACTTGCGCAAAAGCTAATAGACAAAGGGATGGCTTATGAAAAAGGCGGGTCGGTCTATTACAGAATTTCGTCATTTCCGGATTATGGCAAACTTTCAAAGCTTGATTTTGATAACATTATAATTGGCGCATCGGTGGACGTGGACGAATATGATAAAGATAATCCCCGCGATTTCGCCCTCCTGAAAGCTTCAACCCCCGAGGAAATTGAAAGGGGGATTTATTATGAGAGCCCATGGGGGAAAATCCGTCCTGGATGGCATATCGAATGCTCAGTGATGGCCATGAACCGCTTTGGGCCCACTCTGGATATGCATTTAGGAGGAGTGGACCTTATTTTCCCTCACCACGAAAATGAGATTGCACAATCGGAAGGGGCAACAGGAAAACCTTTTGCATGCTACTGGATTCACGGAGAACATCTCATAGTCGAAGGAGAGAAAATGAGCAAATCCAAAGGAAACGTCTTCACCCTGCCGGAGATTGTTGAAAAGTACGGTGGGGAAGTTGTGCGTTTCATGTTTCTCTCAGTCCACTATCGTAAAAAACTGGACTATTCCGATGCCTTTGCCGAAAATGCAAAGAATAATTATTTACGGCTTAAAGAAACGCTTGAGAACCTTGAATTTAGCCTGGAAAGCGCAGAGAATACAGATTATCCTGGGGACGAAGAAGTTCTTAAAACCCTCCCTAAACTGGAGAAACAGTTTAGAGAAGCTCTTGAGGACGATTTCAACACCCCAAAAGCCTTAACGATTTTTAAGGAGCTTTCCCGTACAGCTAACAAGTACCTTGAATCCGAAAAAAATCGACAGGTCCTTGAGAAGCTTTATTCCCTTTACAGGCAGTTTTCAGATACCCTGGGCCTCTTTTCTGAATCAGGAAAAAAGAAAATCCCCACAGAAGTAATGAAACTGGTTGAAGAACGTGAAGCTGCCAGAAAAAAGAAAGATTGGGCAGTTTCAGACGCTATCAGAGAAAAAATAAAATCCATGGGATATATTGTTCAAGATACAAAAGAAGGGCCAAATGTAAAAGAAAACGAAGAAAGTTAAGAAGGTATTTAAGGTCTGAACTTTAACTTAAATTAAAACGTCAATAATTATTTATTTATATATACAAGTTTACTTACGTTAATCTATTCTTACTCAGGGTCACAGTCTCTTTTTCTATGAGACATGACCATATTACCTAATGGGGGGCAGTTTCTGGATAAAATCACTGTTGATGAAAAAGTTACTGTTGATGAAAAAGTTACTGTTGATGAAAAAGTTACTGTTGATGAGAAAGTTATTGAAAATTCAGGTAGGGAGGCCTTAAAAGCAGGGGGTATTTTAGCCGAACTGGGGCATGCTCCAGGTACAGTAAAAAAATTTGCGCTTGTATCTCCGAAAGCCCTGGAAGAAAAATCCACAGAATCGGTTGATAATGCGATGCTTATGATTAAGGAGATTTCTAAAAAAGTTGTAGACAATCTAGAGGAAACTCCTCCTGAGTTCAGGCCATGTCAGGTGGAACTGACTTTTAACTTACTTCTGACTATGAATGGAAAAGCAGTTATCACCAAATCGGAAAATGAGAAAAACCTGAAAGTAATGTTAATGTGGAAGAATAAAGGAGAGGAGACTGAGAAGGAAATCCCTGAAAAAGAAGGTTGAAACTCGGTCTATACAGTTATATAAATTTTTAATGTAAGCATATGGGTTAGGATCGAAGACTTCCTGAATCCATATATTTACTTCTCGGTAGCCAATTTCATTTCTTGGTAACCAGGAGATTCATTTATTGATATCTTTATTGGTATCAGGATATTCACTTTCCGGTAGCTAAGATTTTATTTTCGGTAATCAACATATTCATTTATTGATATCTTTATTGGTATCAGGACATTCACCTTCTGGTAGCTAAGATTTTATTTATCGGTAATCAACATATTCATTTATTGGTAACTATATTCACCTATTGGGTCTTTACGTTAAATTCTGTGGTTATATGTTATAAATATTTCTTGCAGTTTTCCTGCATGGTTTCCAGAAAGAAGAATAATGATTTACGAAGCAAGTTAAAAAGTGGTAGGTGGTATGAAATCCAAACTTCTTGTTTTTTTACTGGTTATTTCGCTTTTTGCAAACGCTTACTTTGTCCTGTTTGAAGAACAGCCTTCCTTTGAGGGAAAACAGGTCCAGGAAATGCAGACTCAAATAAATTCCCTTGAAACGGAAAATAAAAACCTTAAGACGCAGATGAATCAGAGTAATGAGTCGCTTCAGTCTTACGCTTCACAGTTAAAGTCCTATCGAGAAAGGGTATTTGAGCTTGAAAATGGCTCTCAAGCGTGTCCTGAAGGAATTGAAGGCTTTGCTACCCTTCAGGGGCCCGCGGTTTTCCAGAAAGTCGAACTCGAGAAAGCAGGTCCCTTTATCCGGAAAAATGTTTCTGAGGAGGGAGCTTTGCTCAATATCTCAGCTGAGGTCCAGCCCGGAAAAGGCCGTGTGCTTGTCCAGACAACCCCTCTGATGGGTGTGGTCTTCCAGGATGCTGCAAACACTGCAGTTTTCGTCACTGAAAACAAAACCGGTAAACAAATGTCAAGCAGTGATATTATTTTCAGCATTACCGCTTCGAATAAAACTCCGGGAGTCGATGGTCCCAGTGCAGGAGCTCTCATGACCCTGCTTACGATTTCAGCCATTGATAACAATACCAAACTGAACAATAGTATAAC harbors:
- a CDS encoding ion channel → MELLSQIDSLFDFLLTSLSILWLILIIIDLVSGLSPTLQTLSFFIWGIFIIDFFIELEVSPKKKDYLKENWLVALSLFLPALRILRLFSGFKLVGFASHVRSLHLASVLSSFYRSLRTVRQIMEQRGLIYILLLTTLITLLGAAGIYDFERQGFTSYLDALRWTAMIMITVGSNYWPKTAEGRILAFLLSAYALYILVYVTAALAHLLVRSEKSFSKEIEELRSKVQCLSSEINRFSEREKK
- a CDS encoding S16 family serine protease codes for the protein MKSKLLVFLLVISLFANAYFVLFEEQPSFEGKQVQEMQTQINSLETENKNLKTQMNQSNESLQSYASQLKSYRERVFELENGSQACPEGIEGFATLQGPAVFQKVELEKAGPFIRKNVSEEGALLNISAEVQPGKGRVLVQTTPLMGVVFQDAANTAVFVTENKTGKQMSSSDIIFSITASNKTPGVDGPSAGALMTLLTISAIDNNTKLNNSITLTGTIDDKGNIGQIGGVMEKAKAAKAGGKTLFLIPRENSQLVIYKYVERQLGGFNVIEQKPEIVDAKEYIEKEVGINIEYVDTIDDVLKYEK
- a CDS encoding DUF2769 domain-containing protein, which codes for MGRDAPTEEKSSITPRDRNVTFERGTEFVVPYVEKNISRCRCSQCPVQAKSRCAQSEVKSAKQALKNAHAGEVPDPENVPGVYCSEGPAPCQDLDFDRQCICSSCEVWKEYDLKNANPNNHFCQHGRAT
- a CDS encoding rhodanese-like domain-containing protein, whose amino-acid sequence is MNKGNLTYFVALIFLLLVAFLIFSEQRKEKNSGIENVSVQEAKEMIETGDVFVLDVRTPDEFNSSHIKGATLIPLSNAFGSNLSSDSLLKARIDEVPKEKILVYCRTGRRSDTAGKMLVNAGYSQVYNMVGGIIAWTDAGYQVVSSEDTESEGSHN
- a CDS encoding Maf family nucleotide pyrophosphatase, which gives rise to MRQIILASASPRRKELIKQLIGDDFLVYASSYEESPCPGIHPEELLLKHSVEKARDVAKHLNSGLVISADTSVLFNGKLMGKPKSSEEAEKILKLLSGQQFLVITGLTVLDLDRRTEISELESTTVWMDKISNEQISAYVRTGEPLDKAGAFAVQGKGATFVEKIEGDFFNVIGLPLFRLGKILQKAGVSIFSEDLS
- a CDS encoding monovalent cation:proton antiporter family protein, with product MVSSLLANVDVLLGFAILILTIFYRFQVPPVLGFLVTGMLIGPYGLGILNGGQNELNADLGVIFLLFTIGVDLSLKELWKMKKALFLGGTLQILLTIFLTLIICSSLGFNSTTSVFFGFLISLSSTAIVLKVLQDRNEVYTQHGKTSLAILIFQDLAIVPLILITPLLAGDSLSFEGSLSTVFLKGSLVILVFILSAKFLIPYIFYHVGRTGNKELFLVSVVFICLSTALFTSSIGLSLALGAFLAGIVISGSQYSQQAMGNIIPLRDMFMSFFFVSVGMLLNTEYLLDHLMILIIASIALIIIKSIAGVASTFLLGCPLRAAILTGFALSQVGEFSFVLSRLGVEYSLMTEEAYQAFLAVSIITMGVTPFLINASYKPIDFLVTRVSGTTNGLKLIHGLYSEPIKEEEQAEPEMKDHLIIVGFGFSGRTVSKAAKAAGIPYIIVEANPEIVIQEKQKGENIHYGDATFEVVLEHAGVKSARVLIIGISDSTATGKIVEIVKKLNPNICIIAKVRDLQEMKRLNSLGADEIIPEEYETSVEIFVRVLEKYLVPRENIEKLVNDVRANGYRMLRKLSGNTCDDSEFSIKDGLPGVDIQVLKVEDGSSFDGKALEDLNFRKKHGVTVLSVRRGSDLIYTPEGNFILHAKDACILLGKPEDLCNIRRFFESIHG
- a CDS encoding CU044_2847 family protein translates to MTILPNGGQFLDKITVDEKVTVDEKVTVDEKVTVDEKVIENSGREALKAGGILAELGHAPGTVKKFALVSPKALEEKSTESVDNAMLMIKEISKKVVDNLEETPPEFRPCQVELTFNLLLTMNGKAVITKSENEKNLKVMLMWKNKGEETEKEIPEKEG
- the cysS gene encoding cysteine--tRNA ligase is translated as MLQVYNTLTRKKEVFKPLKEGEVSIYACGPTVYNMPHIGNYRTFLMADNIVRSLEYLGYKVKLVMNITDIDDKTIRDSKVAGMSLKDFTDKYTAEFFKGLSMLNIKRASAYPRATENIDSMIELAQKLIDKGMAYEKGGSVYYRISSFPDYGKLSKLDFDNIIIGASVDVDEYDKDNPRDFALLKASTPEEIERGIYYESPWGKIRPGWHIECSVMAMNRFGPTLDMHLGGVDLIFPHHENEIAQSEGATGKPFACYWIHGEHLIVEGEKMSKSKGNVFTLPEIVEKYGGEVVRFMFLSVHYRKKLDYSDAFAENAKNNYLRLKETLENLEFSLESAENTDYPGDEEVLKTLPKLEKQFREALEDDFNTPKALTIFKELSRTANKYLESEKNRQVLEKLYSLYRQFSDTLGLFSESGKKKIPTEVMKLVEEREAARKKKDWAVSDAIREKIKSMGYIVQDTKEGPNVKENEES